From Plasmodium coatneyi strain Hackeri chromosome 7, complete sequence:
GGCAGTACCacgtgggggaaaaatgctTCATTCGTGTCTCCACCCCCAATAAGCGTTACCGATTTGGAAAAAACAGCagagttgtaaaaaaattcaagacAAGTTTTAGCAGAAAGGATGTCCAAAATGTGCTGAGAAAAATTCCACAGATAAATTATCCCCTTCTGTCTTCCCCATTGGGAGTACTACTTCGTCTGAGTAACGTCTTCTCATTCATGTTAACTCTGAACGCCCTTAAGTTGATAAGGAGTGAACATAGGACTGCTCTAACTGAAATAACTGATAACATATGCTCGAAGATATTTTTGCTAAATGCGATAAATGACGTAGTTAGGAAAATACCTGAGGAGGCCCCTCAGTTAGGtaaaatttcccttttttgcgtcGCCCAATTTTTTacgcagatttttttttcccgcgtAACTGCGTATTTGTTTTATGCAAAGTGGGGGAGGGGTGTCATAACGGGCCGGGGAGATAAAGAACGAGTGCAGGTGGAAAAAGATGGTCAGGGGGAACACCACTTGGATGGGGAAGGGGACCGCGTTGCGTCAACCGCAGGGGTAACCGCCGAAGAAGAGCAGGAAACAAGGAACCCCACAATAACAACTGATCTGAATTGCCGAAAAATAACCaacaatgaggaagaagcaggaagggaacaaaaaataaacatgcTACAACACATGTGCGTGCTAAACCAGTCCGGACTGATACCAATGTTTGTTTACAACAACCTTTTGAAAATGCTCCActgggaagagaaaaacatCTCCCTGTTTGTTAACTGTTATGTGCTAATTAGCGGCATTCTAACGAAACtttatgtaaaattttttgtaaagaaaaaaaaaaaagaagaaatatcaAGTGATGAGATGAAGAGCATTTGTCTATCGTCCATGTTCAGTTCCATTTTGAGGAATTCctatttttacttcctttgcacttcgatttttttcaaaatttttgccaAAGCTAATGCATTTTATGAGCAGTCTATCAAACAGGCAACGACTATGTTCAACACCATGTTGACTCCATCTGTGTATGTAATCCTGTCGAATATTTTGTATGAAGGAATtaaatttccttctcctgtATCTTTCAAAGATCTTCTATTCGTGTTGCAAAATAAGTAtcttttgtttccttccctcattTGGGCCATGCTGCACGTGAGCAGTCGCTACGGAGTTTTTAAGGTATGTCCTATGGTGCATCCACTCATGCGCCTGTTCCAATCGTTCACATTCAGGGCGAAACCATTTAAATACAACGTCACAAAACGTTTTATTtgatttccccctttttcccagTTTGACAAAAACTTACAGCTCTATTTCTTAATCCAAGCCATGACCCCCCCAAGCTacaacctcttccttttggcGGTAAGAAcacaaagaaagaataaggaagaaaaccaTTTTGCGACACTTCAGCCAAAGCAACGTGCTGAAGTATGTATATGGacgtatgtgtatatagccctgcacattttatatgatttttttttttttttttatattatcccacctttttagaaaaattatGGAGAACCAAATAGCATTAGGAAGATCCTCAGCGTGTCTTACCCCCTTTATCTCGTAGCCTTATACTTTTATGCCTTAGGCCTGTTTAGTTATTTTAGGAATTGAAAAGGGTAATCAGCGATTGAGCGAACCGTACCCTGCGTTATCATGCGAAGTGTGCATTTTtgatccccttttttttccagtgaCTTTTAGCCCACTCTTTTATATGGACATGCCAGTTACCGCAAACACTGGAGatcttcccccccctgtgTTCATTAAGATGCAGTAGAAGAGGCACATCTCACGGGGATATGCCTTGTCATAATGAAGCACACATGCGAACCGAAacaccaaaaaaatatataaagaataatttgtttttttttccttttttgtgaagaCCATTGCATTactcatttttgcacataacTGGGTGCgccggaaaaaaagggactgAAGGGGACCTACTACAAAAAAACTTAATTGATTTTTatgtttgaatttttttgagTGTTTTACAATGTTCCTATGGTAACATATATCCTCCCCCTAGTTTCCGTGTTAACgcaggaggggaaaatcTGTTTTGCCCTTTCGCGTGGGGAAGGAGAACACCTTCATGCCATTTTCGAAGGTGTTGATTAATCGATGAAGAGGTTAACTCAAGGGGtgtgaaaggaaaagtggcGTTTTGATTTCCTAAACTATGCATGCGATTGTTCTCATGTTGAGACGTTCTACTGTGTGCATGCATTTGAGGAGAGGTGGACAGGAAGGTATATACCTACGCATCTGTTTTATCAAAAGGAACAGACAAATGAGGACGCTGCCAATTCTGCGTGACTACCCTTACACTGGGTTAGGGGGCTTCTTCCCGTGTCGAATAAATTCCCTTTATCCCGTTTCGAGGTGCGCTCTACGGACGCGTACATTTGCACAGTTCCCTTTATGCGTATAGTACAGGAGAGGGGCGATTATTTCAGCCCACGTCCGCCCGCTGGGAGGCACAGTCGTGTTCGCAATTGCGGTTAGCAATCATCCCTTTGGGGCGTTGGTTTGGCGCAAATATTTAGAGAATGTGATTGGCGAAATTATACGGTCTATCGATTGAtacactgtttttttttttttttttttcctctgtgTCGTTCAACATTAAATATATTGATATACACATGGATGATCATGgatgggaaatttttttttttttttttttctactaaTGCTTATTCTTGCGCTTTGAACATTTTATAACTGTTACAGTAATGTACTTAGAATtacaaataattaaaatttccACGGGGGTAACATTATGTAGGGTGATAagctacattcttccttccccgttGTTCTGTACTCCTCGCCCTTCTGGTAGATGGCCGTGTAGTAgtatatggaacagaatataatGTGTTAGAATCATCAGTTGTTGAACCCATTGTTGAAcctcctattgttgaagtttctgttaaatCGTCAAAGTCTTGATtgcttgttcttctttttttccttctgcttctattactgctgctgttgttgttccttcctgcGTTCCttccaaagaaggaagtgttcCTCCTTATccaagaaggtaaggaagtgtactgcaaaaaaaaaaaaaaaaagaatgtgtgTACCACATGTACAATACACAAGctttattctatatttgttcttttgaatgaaaagaataaatatgaataaaacattattatttataattctAAGTGTATCGTGGTAGTTACTTTATAAAGAAGGTAGGTAAGTGTTGTTAGGCTTATTGTGCCCAGTGTACCCGTTACAGCAGTAGTGGTTGCACCATTACCATTACCACCATTGGAAGTGGTACTACTATGGGAAGACAGAGGATCACCCCTTCCATGATCTTCAGTTCTAGGTGCAGGAACAAATCTGCTTTGAAGTACCAGCTGTGATGATGCTGCACCCTCCGCTCTCAACACCGTACCACACTGCAATTTTAACACCACAGGATCATAATTATCCTCGAATACTGCCTTAATGTACTCACAATATGGATCAGTGGCAGAAACTCCCTCACAATCTCTCTTTACATCTTCATATATTGGAATAATGGCTTCTAAATAAGGGCCATATTTAGCAGCACATTTAGGCTTATTAGAGAATATGAATGATTTTATGTCACCGCAGTCTACGAAATAATCGAATACGGCTTTCCGATTAAGGAAGATTGTTTTGTCCATATTACTGTTGTACTTATAGTCCGTGCACCCTAATTCCGACCACTTCTTTAATTCATGTAATACCTTCCCAATAATAGTTCCTAATGATGATGTAACCTTACATGTATTCAATAGTATGTCCCCCACCCAGAAATACAAGAAGTGGCACTTCCCATCAGTGGGCCATGAATAACTATTCTGTGGGGACAGGCAGCAGGCGGCATTCGCAATTATATCAGCACACCCTTGAACTTCCGTTTCCTCCTCTAAACCGTTCTTTAATCGCCCTTTGGCCGCATCATCACCGCAGGTGCAGGATTTATCGCTATTTTCGAATTTActgtaaaaatttatatatgacGTTAATTTCTGCCGATCTCCCTCCTGCAGAGGTCATTAGCagggtgtacatatatatgtgtgtgtgcgccTGCACCCTTATATTCATATACACGGCCTCTCTCTATATTACGCATGGAGTATGGTATACATACACTCATGTATGTACTTTTAAATGATAAAATTACCGATAATACTGCGGCAGGTAATTTCATTGTGTACGTGCAATCTTCTATTATATAAGATCTTCTTACACAAATTGTTCATACGCacgtatgaaaaaaaaaaaagaaatgtatgcctcccttaataataataacacttTCCTGCAGTATAatcttcctccatttatGGTGATTTCATagtagtaaatttttttatctttctttattttctttcctttcttcttttctttttttttttttttttttttttcttttttcttttttctttttttccttattccttttattctttaaacTTTcgtccattcttttttttctcttttttctcttttttcttttctttctttcctttttttttttttttttttttttctctatatatttcttttcttttgttctaatattaattttttttcttctttctttttaccttccaacaCCCTCAACAATTAAGTAGCaagccacattgttgtccttacatCCTAAAACACCCAGATACCAAGTCACatttgttgtccttacaccctaaagcAGCTAAAtagcaggccacattgttgttcttacaaccataaaacagctaaataacAGGATACAAggttgtccttacaccctaaacagCTAAaataccaggccacattcatgttcttataccctgaaACACCTAAAGTACCAGaccacatttttgttcttacaccctgaaaccttAACCTTAtgtgcgaaatcctacaaccACACACCCacaaaatgcgaaatcctacaaccACACACCCacaaaatgcgaaatcctacaaacacacccctaaatgcgaaatcctacaaacacaccccttaaatgcgaaatccaacacaaacacaccctaaaatccGAAATCCaacacaaacacacccctaaaacgcgaaatcctacacatacatccctaaaatgctaaatcgtcttacacacacaccctaaaatgcgaaatcatACACCATAAGTGAGAAATCCTCGTCCCTTTTGTACAGTATAGCATCCTAGTGCGCAAATGTACCGCACACTTGGCGTTCTTAGGAATATGCTAGCCGTACGGTCCGCATTATTTgtagaattatatatatgcgcatcTGCGGCGACGTCGCAGCTACAAAAATTCATTGTCTGCAATGAGGCAGTTTTATACTACATAAGCTAAGtggcttatatatatgccatATGGATAGTATGTAACTGTGGCCACCACAGTGTGGAGGTTTGTCTATACTACTCAGGTGGGCGACAGCCAGGCCTGGGGTGACACACCCCGACGGTGGGCAACAGCCCCTGCTGGGGGACACCTCGCCGGGTTGAATCCATTTTCTATTCAGTACTTCATacagaagaagggggggaagtctacatatgtgcgatgtcgtttttattttagttcagttaaaaaaagCGGTTTTTCACTATGCATACATTCAACTCTGTGTTCACACGCCACATGGGACAACATACTACGGTAACACGTGCAAAATCGACATCATTATGTTTATGTTCGACATAATTGAGATATAGGGTACCATAATGTGAAAGGTTCTATGGTCGCCCTACTAAGGAACAAACTcgaaattttatatatataagaaatgtATAGAGAGAAGTGTAGAAAGatgtgtaataaatgaatatttaCTAGCACAGCATGAAGTATGttaatggggaaaaatatagaaggaaggaacgctGTTCTTTGAACATATGTGGGATGGGGGTTACACGATTAATGTGTGCTCAATTTGCTATCCTTATTAAAAGGTACGCGTTCTAATGAACTACTCCTTTCTAATGAATTCCttcctgtatatatatttctacatatataataaatatagagcatctataattattatatacgCATAAAAGTGGAAGGATAATTTGAGCAGTTTAAGGGTGTACACACTCCATAGGAACTGGGgttcataatatatatacaaaaccATCCaattaataatttatttttatatgcacCACACATTTCTCATGCGTTATTTCCTATATTACACATACAattcacacaaaaaaaggaggaaaaggtaTCTACGTACACAGCACAGTGTACATTATACTAATTGaacattcttcctcctcctccacacTTCTACATTTATTTAGATTTTTGTGACCATATATATCATCTGTATTCTAATAATAAAGTGCACCTATTgggataataataatgtatatataaccaTCATAATCATTATCCCAAGCAGctactttattattattataatacacacgatatatatatatatatatattcacaaaAATCACAAGAATCCAAATAAATGGAATGTAGAAGGGAGGAgttagaaggaggaggaagaatggaaataggaaggggaagaatgctCAATTAGTataatgtacacattccacatataaataagttATTCATAGTGTACTTAccgaaagggaagggaaggaaagaataagagGAACACATTAATGTATGAAATTTAATaaggataaaaaattgtggGGAGCTCAAACAATGTAGtgcctattttttaaaataaataaatactcTGTAGTATCCGGAtcagggaagaaaggaatataaGTTGtgaaattattattactgaacACTTATGAACGGGGGAGGGTAAATTGCAGAATATTATTGAAGCAGTGTGCATATTAAGGGTGTGGAGAAGGTGATATCTCTCCATATGATCTATATGCTACATATACGTAAAAAatcttcaaaaaattttccataagAACAGTAAAGCAtgtattaattatatgtgcttGAGTGTGTATTTATGAAAAGTGTGCTCTCGTATGTACAAAATAATTAAGAAAATTGATTAGTAATATAATGTTTCGGGAATAATTATGCATACACTCCAATGTTACAAATAAGTGCATCAAGAACATGCGGGAATTCctgattttcttcttcttccctcatTATTTTTGGCTTATTTTCTCTTACTGTTGCGTTAAATATGTGCAAGGAggtatgtaatacatatatatgtatttgaTCGAATTCAGGTGTTAAGTAATGTATTACCTGATggggaggaaaggaattTTGTAATATAGGCTTCATAATCATCCGGAGGGGGTGTACCAAAATTCATACATATGTTTATtctatatgaatatatagaaagaagaacacacattttaacataaatcTAATGTACACTtaagaatatacacatttgaaCAATGGCACCGGTAGGAGAAGTATGAGGGATTATTCCATATTTCCTATCGATGACTCCATgtgtatgtaatattttatctacagtataatataaatgataaaatatataagaacatgcatatacattcCACTGAAATTACCTATATAGGACCAGATGGAAGATGATATATTACCTTCACAGAaggtatataataaatttaaagagaaaagttGCTGCCGGAACTATAATGGAATTTATACAGGGACGGAGCGTGAATTAAAGCAGGAGAATTACGTTAAAGACTACGCGAATGATATTATAGAGGCATGGTGCTACACATTTAGGCAAGACCAGTTCAACATGGACTCATACTGGGGGGACCGTTGTTATTcgctatatttttatataggAAGTTTGTTCTGTGGAAGTTCAAGTGACGAAGAATTCTCAGACCACATGAATACGGTTTACGATGTATTAACGCAAGGTTCCGGGAAGGATAAGTGTCAAATTACATACCGTGATAGTATTAAGGAAGAACTTTTTAATGCTTTGAAAGTACTACACGATTTTCACCatgacgaaaaaaattataaagccCAAATTAATGCAACACACTGATTCTAAGATGCATCCATATTGTGATCGAATACAGCAAGTCATTTTAGCACATGAGTTTGTGCAAAGGGATTGCGACTGTCACCCGAGAAATAGGTATTGTCATGATTTTAAATACAAAGTATAAAGACTACAATAAGTATGGACTGTCCGAGTTAACATCAAAATGTGAACCAGGAGTGCGTGAAGCGGAATCTGAATCAATGGCAATAGTACTTGGGGTTCgtctttctattttttttacaagaaTAGAAAATGTAGTAAAGTGCATGTAGTATTCTATGTATAGTTACTATAAAAGTAAGAGTACGTGGAAGCATATGTATCATActcattatatttataggaccAACATTTGAAAATATTACCCTCAGTAAAGATGTATGAGGAATTAAAGAGCAAGGCGAAAAGTCACGATAAGGATAATTGCAACAGTTCACTAATGGCAGAAATAAATAGATATGTTGAAGATCCCGGTACTGTAAAGAATATTATGGAAGTATTCTGCTCCATATATGAAATGGATAGTAGTGGAtgtgagaagaagaaatggtgCGATGCCTTCTATTACTGGGCAGGTGAAATATTGTCCAATAAATTGGAAGATTTTTGGTTTAGGGATACTATGAATAAATTCTACAATGGAATGACGTACAATAGAGGGAAACACAGGTGTAATTTTATATACTCCTATATGAATAAGAGAATATTCCTAgccttaaaaaaagtgtttgATTTCACGAAGGACGAAAACACTATAAGGAAACAATTAGGAACAGGAGTAACGAAAAAGTGCACTCCAGGATATCGGAAACATCTAGAAGATATAGAGGGAGCCTATGAAATATTAAAGAGCGAATGTAAGAGCAGCACTATGGGAGAATGGTATAAAGCattcaacaaaaaatatggagGTTACAAGAATAAAACGGAGCTAGGATTGAATTGTAAGCTAATAGACACGACAACACGAACACACGAAAGTAACTCCGTATCCCAGGGGCAACAGCATTTACTGGGTTCCGTTCCTGGAGTGGGTATTCCAATAGTTCCAGGAGTAGGTGTTGCTCCAGAAGGTAAAGTGGTTGCACCTGGGGTAGGGGTGCACCGCACAGAAATTCCAGGATCCAATGATTTGTGACTacgtaaaaattattttctccccctcccTTACTTTTTAGGTGACGAGCAGCCCCAACAAGAAACTCctcctgcagaaggaacatcTGGAGCCACCACTGGTGTAGTAGGTACGTGTATTCAGACagacagaaggaaaaggaactatattccttcttcaggaaggggaaaggaacaaaaattccctttcttgaggaaaggaaggaaaaggaacatatCTTCctggaagaaggaatggaacaTTACCGTCTCTAAGGGGACAGGAACATTCCCTTcctaatgagaaggaaaggaaggaacaactaCCCCCtcagaagggaaggaaacgaACAACTTTCCTAAGGGAAcaggaacattaccttccccaaaggaggaacaactttcccaagggaagggaaggaacaatacctttcccccaagggaaaggaacattAACTTccctgaagaaggaagggaaaggaaggaaaggaacaacattgcTCCTTGAGGAAACGAACAACTTCCCTAagtgggaggaaggaataaaattccatccttgaggaagggaaggtaatgttccctcCCTTGGGGGAAAGTACCTTCCATggagggaaaaggaataactttccagaggaaaggaacaacatccctcttgaagggaagggaaatggaacaacctttccttaagagaaggaaggtactttcctgaaggaaagaaagaagaagaatacgTTAAGATTATTTCAtgtacttatttatttttcagctgCAAGCACGGAAGCGATTGCTGATTCTGCTGCTGGGAGTGTCGCACCTGCTGTGTCTGCTGGAGTTgctgcagtaggattaccaacaatcaTGTTTctcttatataaagtaattgtGCCTCaacatttaaaatatataaataatgtaatgtattaatattttctttctttggaaaataaatgttaATATGTGCTATTTATACATGTGctgtatgtactttttttccttccttcccttcagtacacttcattATTCTCTGGGATAAAAAGCTCCTTTGGAAGCAGCAGCATCAACAGTAAAagcaatagaagaagaacaacaaaaattgaaagtGACTTTGATACAATAACAGAAGACGACACCTCAACAACATATTCCACAAAAAGTTCAACAGTAGCTTCCACTGTAGGTTCTACAGCAGAAGACgaatctaccatatatgatcgTGGTAGGTCAACACCcacaagaggaagaagaagagtaggagcaaataataatggaaggaaaggtcaACAACAAAGACtgaatagaaataatataagttatgGACGTATGTGATGCGTTCCATTAAATGTGACGTCCTTCCCACTTGATATAAATGGCTATGTGTATTTTATACAGTGTAGGGAATGAGCAAAGTTGCATTTATTCcctatttttccttacctttttttttatttttttaaatattatgaattaattcaatttaattttttctttttttttttttttgttgtgccaGTTTTTGCCCTTAAAATATGGATTCTTTTTCGTATATACACAATCATGTGCGagatggtaaaaaatttgtgtaattgtgtacacagttcctttcctttttttttttttttttttttttttttttttctttcccgttcttttttttcttaaaatttaaattatgTATGCTTGGGAAGGGTTCCCAGTTGCGCGGGTGGCCCTTCCGCACCGTGGCGGACCGCAGAGCGACGCAAAGCAGAAAGAATATGGGGTGCAGAGTTAAACACAATcgttaaaagaaagaaaaaaaaaagaaaatataagagaaaataaaatgaaaggggGAATGCCATTTTGCCCTCTTTTACACTGTATGAACCCTatgattatttatattcctcGCGTGAGGGAAACACTGTATTTAATGTTACATATTCTGGTAACCTATATTCTTCCGACGGTCGGTTGTATTATTTGTCCTTCTGAGTGGCTCGtcatatatggtatatgCATCACTAGAATCTGCCGTTGAACCctgtgtggaatattctgttggacctattgttgaattgTTCTCCGTGGAGTATTcagtaaaattttcaattctt
This genomic window contains:
- a CDS encoding Variable surface protein Vir7-like protein; this translates as MKLPAAVLSEGDRQKLTSYINFYSKFENSDKSCTCGDDAAKGRLKNGLEEETEVQGCADIIANAACCLSPQNSYSWPTDGKCHFLYFWVGDILLNTCKVTSSLGTIIGKVLHELKKWSELGCTDYKYNSNMDKTIFLNRKAVFDYFVDCGDIKSFIFSNKPKCAAKYGPYLEAIIPIYEDVKRDCEGVSATDPYCEYIKAVFEDNYDPVVLKLQCGTVLRAEGAASSQLVLQSRFVPAPRTEDHGRGDPLSSHSSTTSNGGNGNGATTTAVTGTLGTISLTTLTYLLYKYTSLPSWIRRNTSFFGRNAGRNNNSSSNRSRRKKRRTSNQDFDDLTETSTIGGSTMGSTTDDSNTLYSVPYTTTRPSTRRARSTEQRGRKNVAYHPT